In Nitrospirota bacterium, one DNA window encodes the following:
- the efp gene encoding elongation factor P, whose translation MITTSEFRKGARIEIKGAPHEIVEFQHIKMGRGGAIVKTKVRNLKTGSIFEESFKGGEKVETPNLEEKSMQYLYKQDDLCYFMDTESYEQFPLTPEQLGDALKFIKENMTVKILYYKNEPLTVDIPLFVELKIEKTDPGFKGDTASGGSKPAVLETGAVVKVPFHINEGDVIRVDTRTSEYIERVK comes from the coding sequence TTGATAACTACAAGCGAGTTTAGAAAAGGAGCCAGGATAGAGATAAAAGGGGCTCCGCATGAGATAGTAGAATTTCAGCATATAAAGATGGGAAGAGGCGGCGCTATCGTCAAGACAAAGGTCAGGAACCTCAAGACCGGCAGCATATTTGAGGAATCCTTCAAGGGCGGGGAGAAGGTTGAAACACCGAATCTCGAGGAGAAGTCTATGCAGTATCTTTATAAGCAGGATGATCTGTGCTACTTTATGGATACTGAAAGTTATGAGCAGTTTCCTCTTACCCCGGAGCAGCTTGGGGACGCGCTTAAGTTCATTAAAGAGAATATGACCGTCAAGATACTTTATTATAAAAACGAGCCTCTCACGGTTGATATCCCGTTATTTGTCGAGCTGAAGATAGAGAAGACCGACCCCGGATTTAAAGGCGACACGGCAAGCGGAGGGAGCAAGCCCGCGGTGCTTGAGACAGGGGCTGTTGTAAAGGTCCCGTTCCATATTAATGAAGGCGATGTTATAAGGGTGGACACAAGGACATCCGAATATATCGAAAGGGTGAAATAA
- a CDS encoding aminopeptidase P family protein, producing the protein MQKKAALKKLIPELCVDGMLITNLVNIRYLSGFSGSSAFIILTQKYSLFITDFRYKEQAAKEVRGFRIIIENSERPKEIKALCEKFGINTLGFEADDLKYSFYKKLLKNKIKLKPLSDAVESLRIIKSDNELSNIRIAVKRAEKAFKRLLPHIKTGENERGLALRLEGYLREEGCEKLPFGAIVASGPISALPHARPTNRKLKAGDLVVFDWGGECEGYFSDISRTVLLNGRNINNQKFVYSVVLEAQMRAIKAVGPGVMASAVDAAARDYIKLEDLDDFFGHATGHGVGLAIHEKPVVSWRSKDAVENGMVFTVEPGIYIPDFGGARIEDMVVVTKSGAEVLTGLPKKLRIIQG; encoded by the coding sequence ATGCAAAAAAAGGCAGCTCTTAAAAAACTTATCCCTGAACTTTGTGTTGACGGGATGCTCATTACCAACCTCGTCAATATTAGATACCTTTCAGGTTTCTCCGGCTCATCCGCGTTCATTATCCTGACACAAAAGTATTCACTCTTCATAACCGACTTCCGCTATAAAGAGCAGGCTGCAAAAGAGGTTAGAGGTTTCAGGATAATAATTGAAAATAGCGAAAGGCCAAAAGAGATCAAAGCCCTTTGTGAGAAGTTCGGGATAAATACCCTCGGTTTTGAGGCGGATGACCTGAAGTATTCTTTTTATAAAAAACTTTTAAAGAACAAAATAAAGCTTAAGCCGCTTAGTGATGCCGTAGAATCGCTCAGGATCATTAAATCCGATAATGAGTTGTCCAACATCAGGATAGCTGTAAAAAGGGCTGAAAAGGCATTTAAAAGGCTTTTGCCCCATATTAAGACGGGGGAAAACGAGAGAGGGCTTGCGCTGCGTCTTGAGGGTTATCTGAGGGAGGAAGGCTGCGAAAAACTTCCATTCGGGGCGATAGTTGCATCCGGGCCGATCTCTGCGCTTCCTCATGCCAGGCCGACCAACAGAAAGCTCAAAGCCGGTGATCTGGTCGTATTTGACTGGGGCGGTGAATGCGAAGGGTATTTTTCCGACATATCAAGGACGGTATTGCTCAACGGCAGGAATATTAATAACCAGAAATTTGTATACTCTGTCGTGTTAGAGGCGCAGATGAGGGCTATCAAGGCTGTAGGGCCGGGAGTTATGGCGTCTGCCGTTGACGCGGCAGCCCGGGACTATATCAAACTGGAAGACCTTGATGATTTCTTCGGCCATGCAACAGGGCACGGCGTAGGTCTTGCAATTCATGAAAAACCTGTAGTATCATGGCGGAGCAAAGATGCCGTGGAAAATGGTATGGTATTTACTGTGGAACCGGGGATATATATCCCGGACTTCGGCGGGGCCAGGATCGAGGATATGGTTGTTGTGACAAAGAGCGGCGCTGAGGTATTGACCGGGCTGCCGAAGAAATTAAGAATAATACAGGGGTGA
- the coaBC gene encoding bifunctional phosphopantothenoylcysteine decarboxylase/phosphopantothenate--cysteine ligase CoaBC has translation MGKNILLCVTGSIAAYKSVGIARRLTESGASVSVVMTGASERFITPLTFEAVTGNKVFSGLFAEPLSHISLPENTDLILIAPATANIIGKYAAGIADDMLTTILLAYDGPLLIAPAMNSKMYNNPIVKKNIKYLSGLGVKFIGPESGSLACGDTGVGRMSDPEDIVEAALNELSPKDLKGRKIVVTAGPTIESIDPVRFISNRSSGKMGYEIARAAARRGADVALVSGPSALKPPAGVSFYKVESASDMKDAVDKKFRSCNALIMTAAVSDFTPYAASGSKIKKGGLASLKLKQSPDILKELGKKKGGRMLVGFAAESSKDIASAKKKLKEKNLDMIVLNDITKKDAGFNVDTNIVTIIDRNGNAADYPKMMKSGIADIILNRMMELWETT, from the coding sequence ATGGGGAAGAATATACTCCTTTGCGTCACAGGCAGTATCGCCGCATATAAATCTGTCGGCATAGCAAGGCGCCTGACAGAATCCGGCGCATCGGTCAGTGTTGTAATGACCGGGGCATCTGAGCGTTTTATCACTCCACTTACATTTGAGGCGGTAACAGGCAACAAGGTATTTTCCGGCCTTTTCGCTGAGCCGCTGAGCCATATAAGCCTGCCGGAAAATACTGACCTGATCCTTATCGCGCCTGCTACCGCAAACATAATAGGTAAATACGCTGCCGGCATAGCAGATGATATGCTGACCACCATACTGCTTGCCTATGACGGGCCTCTTCTCATCGCTCCTGCCATGAACTCAAAGATGTACAACAACCCTATTGTAAAAAAGAACATAAAATATCTTTCCGGCCTCGGGGTGAAATTTATCGGGCCTGAATCAGGATCTCTTGCTTGCGGCGACACCGGCGTGGGCAGAATGTCTGATCCCGAAGATATAGTGGAAGCCGCTCTGAATGAACTATCTCCCAAGGATCTGAAAGGCCGGAAGATAGTTGTTACAGCCGGGCCTACTATAGAATCTATAGACCCGGTAAGATTCATATCCAACAGATCTTCCGGCAAGATGGGCTATGAGATAGCGCGCGCAGCAGCAAGGCGCGGCGCGGATGTGGCTCTTGTCAGCGGCCCCTCAGCGCTCAAGCCTCCGGCCGGTGTATCTTTTTATAAGGTAGAGAGCGCTTCTGATATGAAGGATGCAGTCGATAAAAAGTTCCGTTCCTGTAATGCTCTAATAATGACCGCGGCTGTTTCTGACTTCACTCCTTATGCAGCGAGCGGCAGCAAGATTAAAAAAGGCGGACTTGCATCTCTGAAATTAAAGCAGTCACCGGATATACTTAAGGAGCTTGGAAAGAAGAAGGGCGGGCGGATGCTGGTCGGTTTTGCGGCAGAAAGCAGTAAAGACATAGCCAGCGCAAAAAAGAAGCTGAAAGAGAAAAACCTTGATATGATCGTCCTTAATGACATCACAAAGAAAGACGCGGGTTTTAATGTTGATACCAATATTGTTACGATAATAGACAGAAACGGCAATGCGGCAGACTATCCGAAGATGATGAAGAGCGGTATAGCTGATATAATACTTAACAGGATGATGGAGTTATGGGAGACAACATGA
- the gmk gene encoding guanylate kinase yields the protein MSRETAASEKKGDIFIVSAPSGAGKTTLCHELLRKLPNLRHSVSYTTRPPRRGEVDKVHYHFVTKKRFMKMIENNEFAEWAMVHGNLYGTAIKKLEESNNKGYDIILDIDIQGAAQMRRRFRDAYYIFILPPSGKALKERLSGRKSDSREEIKKRLERAIDEMASYNKYDYIIINDKLADALKELESIIVSSRLRIKRADLGRINKITK from the coding sequence ATGAGCAGAGAAACAGCGGCATCTGAAAAAAAAGGGGATATTTTTATTGTGTCAGCTCCGTCCGGAGCCGGCAAGACCACCCTTTGCCATGAACTTCTGAGGAAACTCCCGAATCTCAGGCATTCAGTGTCATATACAACCAGGCCTCCAAGAAGGGGGGAGGTCGATAAGGTTCATTATCATTTTGTGACGAAAAAGAGGTTTATGAAGATGATAGAGAACAATGAGTTTGCCGAGTGGGCGATGGTTCATGGGAACCTCTACGGAACCGCTATCAAAAAGCTGGAAGAGTCAAATAATAAAGGGTATGATATAATACTTGACATTGATATCCAGGGCGCTGCCCAGATGAGGCGCAGGTTCCGGGATGCTTATTATATATTCATTCTGCCTCCAAGCGGCAAGGCCCTTAAAGAGAGGCTGAGCGGGCGGAAGTCAGACTCCAGGGAAGAGATAAAAAAACGCCTTGAAAGGGCGATAGATGAGATGGCAAGCTACAATAAGTATGATTACATTATTATTAACGACAAGCTCGCAGATGCTTTAAAAGAACTTGAGAGCATTATTGTTTCATCGAGATTAAGAATTAAGAGGGCTGACCTCGGAAGAATAAATAAGATCACAAAATAA
- the rpoZ gene encoding DNA-directed RNA polymerase subunit omega, which produces MDIISLPIDVDKTRIEGNYRLVAAAVLRAKELAKGVPHEIYTSSQKVTTIAIEEITTGNLDVLVGKEAAEAKEKAKKLEQKRAVEESRETEKFPEDLTELEKDLKVYLTEKGERDSKKVIEEIFGDGKNSD; this is translated from the coding sequence ATGGACATAATTTCATTACCGATTGATGTTGATAAAACCAGGATAGAAGGGAATTACAGGCTGGTCGCTGCCGCGGTTCTCAGGGCCAAGGAACTTGCAAAAGGGGTGCCGCACGAAATATACACCTCATCGCAGAAGGTAACGACTATCGCCATTGAAGAAATAACTACCGGCAATCTTGATGTCCTTGTCGGCAAGGAAGCGGCAGAGGCAAAGGAAAAAGCAAAGAAACTTGAGCAGAAGCGCGCTGTTGAGGAATCCAGAGAGACAGAGAAGTTCCCTGAAGACCTTACCGAGCTCGAGAAAGACCTTAAGGTCTATCTTACGGAAAAAGGCGAGAGGGACAGTAAAAAGGTCATTGAAGAGATCTTCGGAGACGGCAAGAATAGTGACTGA
- the aroQ gene encoding type II 3-dehydroquinate dehydratase: MKVLVIHGPNLNLLGQRESEIYGTKTLHDIDEMLRALAAELGVEISIRQSNHEGEIVDIIQGAKEFGAIIINPAAYTHTSVAIRDAIAAVNVPAIELHLSNIHSREEFRQKSLIAPVACGQISGFGFNSYLLALRAAVSIINAKKGSS, encoded by the coding sequence ATGAAGGTTTTAGTGATACACGGCCCGAATCTTAATCTTCTCGGCCAGCGTGAATCAGAGATATACGGCACAAAGACGCTTCATGATATAGATGAAATGCTTAGAGCGCTTGCTGCTGAGCTCGGCGTGGAGATATCTATCAGACAGTCCAACCATGAGGGAGAGATCGTTGATATTATCCAGGGCGCAAAAGAGTTCGGAGCGATCATCATAAATCCTGCCGCATACACTCACACAAGCGTTGCCATACGGGATGCCATTGCAGCAGTGAATGTGCCTGCGATAGAGCTGCATCTCTCCAACATCCACAGCCGTGAGGAGTTCAGGCAGAAATCGCTGATAGCCCCTGTTGCATGCGGCCAGATCTCGGGTTTTGGATTTAACAGTTACCTTCTTGCTTTAAGGGCTGCGGTATCAATTATAAATGCAAAAAAAGGCAGCTCTTAA
- a CDS encoding YicC family protein — protein sequence MQIESMTGFGSAEKGDFSVEVRSVNHKNLDIHFNAPSYLYRLDPDIRKLAKDSFSRGRVDIHVSRRSGNEKKIHVNTRLAQEYQKALLSLKKELKLKDDLGLSFFASLRDVFSSDDPDLNVSDFNSALNSALKKLKVSRCKEGKALVADINKRALAINKYLLKIESRRKKITSTAVSSLRDRLKDIMKDTQIDEARLIQEAAILTERSDITEEAVRIKSHLNYMKDIIRSGDTVGKKLDFVIQELRREVNTIGSKSADIEITVSVVEMKDELEKIREQVQNLQ from the coding sequence GAAGTGCGTTCAGTTAATCATAAGAACCTTGATATTCATTTTAACGCCCCTTCATATCTTTACCGCCTTGACCCTGATATAAGGAAACTTGCCAAGGACAGTTTCAGCAGAGGCCGCGTTGATATTCATGTTTCAAGGCGTTCCGGCAATGAGAAGAAGATACATGTCAATACCAGGTTGGCGCAGGAGTATCAAAAAGCCCTGCTCTCATTAAAGAAAGAATTAAAGCTTAAGGATGATCTCGGATTGAGTTTTTTCGCATCGTTAAGAGATGTTTTTTCGTCTGATGATCCTGATCTGAATGTTTCTGATTTTAATTCAGCGCTGAATTCAGCGCTGAAGAAGCTGAAGGTCTCCAGATGCAAGGAAGGGAAGGCCCTTGTGGCTGATATTAATAAGAGGGCGCTGGCAATAAATAAATACCTGCTGAAGATCGAGAGCAGGAGAAAGAAGATCACATCAACTGCCGTAAGCAGCCTTCGTGACAGATTAAAAGATATCATGAAGGATACCCAGATCGATGAGGCGCGCCTGATTCAGGAGGCAGCCATTCTGACAGAGAGATCAGATATTACCGAAGAAGCGGTCAGGATAAAAAGCCATCTTAATTATATGAAGGATATAATCAGGTCAGGGGACACGGTCGGGAAAAAACTTGATTTTGTTATTCAGGAGCTCCGGAGAGAGGTCAACACCATAGGCTCCAAGAGCGCTGATATAGAGATCACAGTCTCTGTTGTAGAGATGAAGGACGAACTTGAAAAGATCAGGGAACAGGTGCAAAATTTACAGTAA